A genomic window from Caldicellulosiruptor kronotskyensis 2002 includes:
- a CDS encoding GNAT family N-acetyltransferase, producing the protein MSYIRLAKIEDVAIMSRIHALTWKEAYKGLIPQEYLNEISEDKWIKPFTDALSNKLHEAAIINNGETDTGCVCFGKSRDGEAGYGEIISIYVLPAYWSTKQGYELMNFALNRLKKQNFDYCHLWVLEGNTRALNFYERYGFRSDNKVRIINIAGVNLRELRYSIKL; encoded by the coding sequence TTGAGTTATATAAGGTTAGCTAAAATTGAAGATGTAGCTATTATGAGTAGAATACACGCTTTAACGTGGAAAGAAGCTTATAAAGGTTTGATACCGCAAGAATATCTAAATGAGATTTCGGAAGATAAGTGGATCAAGCCATTTACCGATGCGTTATCTAATAAATTGCATGAAGCGGCGATAATAAATAATGGAGAAACTGATACTGGATGTGTTTGTTTTGGCAAATCGCGTGATGGAGAAGCTGGATACGGAGAGATCATATCGATATATGTTTTACCAGCATATTGGTCAACTAAGCAAGGTTATGAATTAATGAATTTTGCTTTAAATAGATTGAAAAAGCAAAATTTTGATTATTGTCACCTTTGGGTTTTAGAAGGCAATACGAGAGCTTTGAATTTTTATGAAAGGTATGGGTTCAGAAGTGATAATAAAGTAAGAATAATTAATATTGCAGGGGTAAATTTGAGAGAATTAAGGTATTCTATTAAACTATAA
- a CDS encoding ferritin-like domain-containing protein: MSKKIENILKFGMKMEKNAQDFYSFYANSLQDETLKKLFEEFVKIEQEHYKYLENILKSLGSQEPPISISWVVDDQNKMVDPHILVDNSKILETDFSDLTILRLAYLIESDFAAFYKHAAEKVEDGNVKGLLLHLAKWEEEHEKFFKDRYHSLMKKEWEEIDLF; encoded by the coding sequence ATGAGCAAAAAGATTGAAAACATATTAAAATTTGGAATGAAGATGGAGAAAAATGCACAAGACTTTTATTCTTTCTATGCAAATAGCCTGCAGGATGAGACTTTAAAAAAACTTTTTGAAGAGTTTGTAAAGATTGAGCAGGAACATTATAAGTATCTTGAGAATATTCTAAAAAGTCTGGGCAGCCAAGAACCACCAATTTCAATTTCATGGGTTGTAGATGACCAAAACAAGATGGTTGACCCGCATATATTAGTTGATAACTCCAAAATTTTGGAAACTGACTTTTCAGACCTTACAATTTTAAGGCTTGCATATCTGATTGAGAGCGATTTTGCAGCATTTTATAAACATGCTGCTGAAAAGGTTGAAGATGGCAATGTAAAAGGTTTGCTTCTACATCTTGCAAAGTGGGAAGAGGAACATGAGAAATTCTTTAAAGACAGGTACCACAGTCTTATGAAAAAAGAGTGGGAAGAAATTGATTTGTTCTAA